Proteins found in one Maridesulfovibrio sp. genomic segment:
- a CDS encoding anaerobic ribonucleoside-triphosphate reductase activating protein: MNELSSGWNHLRGIEPLSLCDWPGRSSCVFFLGGCNLNCPTCHNFDMAWNMERLPLLSRNDMRSFLRNRAKWLDGVTITGGEPTTVPNLGEILYEIRQVSKLPIKMDSNGMLPDVLEDILQQGLADMFAVDVKGPYEKYPALTGQAVTAEAAQKNLERIFELAEANPKAFYFRLTKVPILTDEDVETAKGYLPDGFELTIQNYIPPRRDHAHADNEAGRPVGDLVD, translated from the coding sequence ATGAACGAACTATCTTCTGGATGGAATCATCTTCGCGGTATCGAGCCGCTCAGTCTGTGTGACTGGCCCGGGCGGTCCAGCTGTGTCTTTTTTCTCGGCGGTTGTAATCTCAATTGTCCGACCTGCCATAATTTTGACATGGCGTGGAATATGGAACGCCTGCCGCTTCTGTCCAGAAATGATATGCGATCTTTCCTAAGGAACCGAGCAAAATGGCTTGACGGGGTCACAATTACTGGTGGCGAGCCTACAACGGTACCTAACCTCGGAGAAATTCTATATGAAATCCGGCAAGTTTCTAAACTGCCCATAAAAATGGACAGCAATGGAATGCTTCCTGATGTTTTGGAAGATATTCTCCAGCAGGGTTTGGCGGACATGTTCGCCGTTGACGTTAAAGGACCGTACGAAAAGTATCCTGCCCTGACCGGGCAGGCCGTGACCGCTGAAGCGGCGCAAAAGAATCTTGAAAGGATTTTTGAGCTTGCAGAAGCTAACCCAAAAGCTTTCTATTTTCGTCTGACTAAGGTGCCTATCCTTACAGATGAAGATGTTGAAACCGCCAAAGGATACCTTCCGGATGGTTTTGAATTAACCATCCAGAACTACATTCCTCCAAGGAGAGATCATGCCCACGCAGATAATGAAGCGGGACGGCCGGTTGGAGACCTGGTCGACTGA